The region ATGAGCTGGCGGCGGCCGACGCCATCGTCTTCGGCTCCCCCACCCGGTTCGGCAACATGTGCGGTCAGATGCGCCAGTTCCTTGACGCCACCGGTGGCCTCTGGGCTCAGGGCAAACTGGTGGGTAAAGCCGGCAGCGTGTTCACCAGCAGCGGTACGCAGCACGGCGGCCAGGAGTCGACGATTTTGAGTTTCCACACTACGCTGCTGCACCACGGAATGGTGATCGTTGGCCTGCCTTACAGTTTTCAGGGTCAGACGACGGTCGCGGAGGTAGCGGGGTGTTCGCCTTACGGGGCGTCGACGATCGCCGGCGGTGACGGCAGCCGTATGCCGAGCGAGGTCGAACTGGCCGGGGCCCGCTTTCAGGGCAGGCACGTGGCGACGATCGCGGCGAAACTGACACGGTAAGAATAATCACCGGCCCGCTGGCTTTGCCAGCGGGCCGGTGATTTTACAAGCCGCCGGCCGCAAGTTTTACTCTTCGCAAGCGGAGCGCGTTGGTCACGACCGAGACGGAGCTGAAGGCCATGGCGGCGCCGGCGAGGACCGGCGAGAGGAAGCCG is a window of Selenomonadales bacterium 4137-cl DNA encoding:
- the wrbA gene encoding NAD(P)H:quinone oxidoreductase; translated protein: MKVLIVYYSLYGHIHRLAEAVAAGVREVPGAEAVLRRVPETLPAEVVAKMGATEAQKALAHIPVCTVDELAAADAIVFGSPTRFGNMCGQMRQFLDATGGLWAQGKLVGKAGSVFTSSGTQHGGQESTILSFHTTLLHHGMVIVGLPYSFQGQTTVAEVAGCSPYGASTIAGGDGSRMPSEVELAGARFQGRHVATIAAKLTR